Proteins encoded together in one Kitasatospora albolonga window:
- a CDS encoding chitinase has product MQRSAGSRRRRHHARPFLGGAVAVIAAGALTVTGLVSTAQAADVNNAKNAGFESGLANWSCTGGSGSTVSSPVRSGTSALKATPAGHDNAKCSQTVAVKPNSTYALSSWVQGGYAYLGVTGSGTTDVSTWTPGSTTWTKLSTSFRTGASTTSVTVYTHGWYGQSAYFADDIEVTGPDGGGGGDGPGPVIPAAPAGLTAGATTTSSVALSWNAVSGAAGYKVYRDGVQATTSTGTSATVTGLAADTAYQFSVSATNAAGESVKSAAVSARTAKPGTGPGPGPAVPKHAVTGYWQNFNNGAAVQKLTDVPADYDIIAVSFADATPTRGAVTFNLDTAGLNGYTDAQFRADIKTKQAQGKNVIISIGGELGTVRVDNDASATAFADSVYALMQDYGFNGVDIDLENGLNATYMTKALRQLSAKAGPGLVLTMAPQTIDMQTTSADYFRTALNVKDILTVVNMQYYNSGSMLGCDGKVYHQGSVDFLTALACIQLENGLDPSQVGIGVPASTRGAGSGYVAPSVVNAALDCLTRGTNCGSFKPSKTYPSLRGAMTWSTNWDATAGFAWSKAVGPHVRNLP; this is encoded by the coding sequence GTGCAACGCTCCGCAGGCAGCAGACGCAGAAGGCACCACGCCCGGCCGTTCCTCGGCGGCGCGGTGGCCGTCATCGCGGCAGGCGCCCTGACCGTCACCGGACTCGTCTCCACCGCCCAGGCCGCCGACGTCAACAACGCCAAGAACGCCGGCTTCGAGTCGGGGCTCGCCAACTGGTCCTGTACCGGGGGCAGCGGGAGCACCGTCTCCTCCCCCGTGCGCAGCGGCACGTCCGCGCTGAAGGCCACCCCGGCCGGACACGACAACGCCAAGTGCTCGCAGACCGTGGCCGTGAAGCCCAACTCGACGTACGCGCTGAGCTCCTGGGTGCAGGGCGGTTACGCCTACCTCGGTGTGACCGGCAGCGGAACGACCGACGTCTCCACCTGGACGCCGGGCTCCACCACCTGGACCAAGCTGTCCACCAGCTTCCGGACCGGGGCCAGCACCACGTCGGTGACCGTCTACACCCACGGCTGGTACGGGCAGTCCGCCTACTTCGCCGACGACATCGAGGTGACGGGACCCGACGGCGGCGGGGGCGGCGACGGCCCCGGCCCGGTCATCCCGGCGGCCCCCGCCGGTCTCACCGCGGGCGCCACGACGACCTCCTCGGTCGCCCTGTCCTGGAACGCGGTCTCGGGCGCCGCGGGTTACAAGGTGTACCGGGACGGTGTGCAGGCCACCACCTCCACCGGAACCTCGGCGACCGTCACGGGGCTGGCCGCCGACACGGCGTACCAGTTCTCCGTGAGCGCCACCAACGCGGCCGGTGAGTCGGTCAAGTCCGCCGCCGTCAGCGCCCGTACGGCCAAGCCCGGTACGGGCCCCGGCCCCGGCCCCGCGGTGCCCAAGCACGCGGTGACCGGCTACTGGCAGAACTTCAACAACGGCGCGGCCGTCCAGAAGCTCACCGACGTGCCGGCCGACTACGACATCATCGCGGTCTCCTTCGCGGACGCCACGCCGACGCGGGGCGCGGTGACCTTCAACCTCGACACGGCCGGGCTGAACGGCTACACGGACGCCCAGTTCCGGGCGGACATCAAGACCAAGCAGGCCCAGGGCAAGAACGTCATCATCTCGATCGGCGGCGAACTGGGCACGGTCCGGGTCGACAACGACGCCTCCGCCACCGCGTTCGCCGACTCGGTCTACGCGCTGATGCAGGACTACGGCTTCAACGGGGTCGACATCGACCTGGAGAACGGTCTCAACGCCACCTACATGACGAAGGCGCTGCGCCAGCTGTCGGCAAAGGCGGGCCCCGGACTCGTCCTCACGATGGCCCCGCAGACGATCGACATGCAGACGACGTCGGCCGACTACTTCAGGACGGCGCTCAACGTCAAGGACATCCTGACCGTCGTCAACATGCAGTACTACAACAGCGGTTCGATGCTCGGCTGCGACGGCAAGGTCTACCACCAGGGTTCGGTGGACTTCCTCACCGCGCTCGCCTGCATCCAGCTGGAGAACGGCCTCGACCCGTCCCAGGTCGGCATCGGTGTCCCGGCCTCCACCCGTGGCGCGGGCAGCGGATACGTCGCCCCGTCGGTCGTGAACGCCGCCCTGGACTGCCTGACCAGGGGCACCAACTGCGGTTCCTTCAAGCCCTCGAAGACCTACCCGTCGCTGCGCGGCGCGATGACCTGGTCGACCAACTGGGACGCGACGGCCGGGTTCGCCTGGTCGAAGGCGGTCGGCCCGCACGTCCGCAACCTGCCGTAA